A part of Bacillus rossius redtenbacheri isolate Brsri chromosome 1, Brsri_v3, whole genome shotgun sequence genomic DNA contains:
- the LOC134532702 gene encoding uncharacterized protein LOC134532702, translating to MCDPGRTRVGRRQSGPSGARMDSRDATGDGNADRRWVRDVLRRHLGPGARVGDPTPFCAAGDGFASEMFSVETEDGPLVVKTLPGEPRRSARRLDRQFANEARFYGEVLPFLLGARAGEDDIIARMFPRFVCAHADPGRALVAVEDLRPRGFRLAPKTLDLVHSRLALRALGKFHALSLAAKRRTPAEFQEVVVAGAKHWRQLTSDELPTMMRECLDHAVQAYAEFFPEDKAGRAGDDLNRILGLVDSFDGSADPEEPLAVLCHGDFNRNNLLFGYGEDGVPTSLVLIDFQLATYCSPGVDLSLLLFLSASAEVRRLHWDELLLEYRTSLLETMQRLLGCGRDVLEKEYSAELFAEDFRRHCHHGFLIAIFFQPFLMLPPDLLASMDDGKTLGDVKSSVSCVMQNIGEEGRRSLGALVKDVIDKGYF from the coding sequence ATGTGCGACCCAGGTCGGACGCGGGTCGGTCGGCGGCAGTCTGGTCCCAGCGGCGCGCGCATGGACTCGAGAGACGCGACCGGCGACGGTAACGCCGACAGGCGCTGGGTGAGGGACGTCCTCCGACGCCACTTGGGGCCGGGCGCCCGCGTGGGCGACCCGACGCCCTTCTGCGCCGCGGGGGACGGGTTCGCGTCCGAGATGTTCTCCGTCGAGACTGAGGACGGCCCTCTGGTCGTGAAGACCTTGCCCGGGGAGCCGCGACGGAGCGCGAGGAGGCTGGACCGGCAGTTTGCGAACGAGGCCCGCTTCTACGGCGAGGTGCTGCCGTTCCTGCTGGGGGCGCGCGCCGGGGAAGACGACATCATCGCGCGGATGTTCCCGAGGTTCGTCTGCGCTCACGCGGACCCGGGGCGGGCCCTGGTTGCCGTCGAAGACCTGAGACCGCGAGGGTTCCGACTCGCACCGAAGACCCTGGACCTGGTCCACTCGCGGCTGGCCCTGCGCGCGCTGGGGAAGTTCCACGCCTTGTCCCTCGCGGCCAAGAGGAGGACCCCCGCAGAGTTCCAGGAGGTCGTCGTCGCCGGAGCGAAACATTGGAGACAGCTCACGTCGGACGAGCTGCCGACGATGATGCGGGAGTGCCTGGACCACGCCGTTCAGGCGTACGCGGAATTCTTCCCGGAGGATAAGGCCGGGCGCGCCGGCGACGACTTGAACAGGATCCTCGGCCTCGTCGACAGCTTCGACGGCTCCGCCGACCCGGAGGAACCGCTGGCGGTGCTGTGCCACGGCGACTTCAACCGCAACAACCTGCTGTTCGGGTACGGCGAGGACGGCGTGCCGACTTCCCTCGTGCTCATCGACTTCCAGCTGGCGACGTACTGTTCCCCGGGAGTCGACCTGTCGCTGCTGCTGTTCCTCAGCGCGTCCGCCGAGGTGCGGCGCCTCCACTGGGACGAGCTACTCCTGGAGTACCGCACTTCTCTGCTGGAGACGATGCAGCGACTCCTCGGGTGCGGGCGAGACGTCCTGGAGAAGGAGTACTCCGCGGAGCTCTTCGCGGAAGACTTCCGCAGGCACTGCCACCACGGGTTCCTCATCGCCATCTTCTTCCAGCCCTTCTTGATGCTTCCCCCTGACCTGCTCGCCAGCATGGACGACGGAAAAACACTAGGAGATGTCAAGTCGTCGGTCTCATGCGTGATGCAAAATATCGGCGAGGAAGGTAGGCGCAGCCTTGGCGCGTTAGTGAAAGATGTTATAGACAAAGGTTATTTCTGA
- the LOC134532708 gene encoding uncharacterized protein LOC134532708 has protein sequence MDREQESTWLLAALRGHFGAAVADLRVRPFAVAGMSVLSKVYSASGTEVASGRRVALVCKLLEDEPTRSSFQLAMHFDNEVFFFGELLPFLLESSGGGGDDDGDVSGLFPRYRFAHRDDLQFLVAMDDLTPLGYATPTKPLDRAHAAMALEALARFHALSYVAKRTRPGEFRALMSRLQYPRKTSYMRAMLETLNDNCVRRAVGLYREARPEGSARYSRHLRALVDDSSELYGELYEGREPLAALCHGDLTRDNLLFRHDGEGLPAAVRLIDFQLLSYSSPAVDVFLVLFAATDAAAREAHWDSLLDGYHAALIAAVSRSAGCCSQESLLRDLGREVFMAEFKKYCHQAFYVNNFFEPVRRLEPEKRGVLMKALVEDGTCLSKLKPLFADLNNSYSDEYKLHVVTMLERVLKFKAS, from the coding sequence ATGGACAGGGAGCAGGAGTCGACGTGGCTGCTGGCGGCCCTGAGGGGTCACTTCGGCGCCGCCGTCGCCGACCTGCGCGTGCGGCCCTTCGCCGTCGCCGGCATGAGCGTGCTGTCCAAGGTCTACTCTGCCTCGGGCACGGAGGTCGCGTCCGGGCGCCGCGTCGCGCTCGTCTGCAAGCTGCTGGAGGACGAGCCCACGAGGTCCAGCTTCCAGCTGGCGATGCACTTCGACAACGAGGTCTTCTTCTTCGGCGAGCTGCTGCCGTTCCTCCTGGAGTCCTCCGGAGGAGGCGGCGACGACGACGGCGACGTCTCTGGGCTGTTCCCGCGGTACCGCTTCgcgcaccgggacgacctgcagTTCCTGGTCGCAATGGACGACCTCACGCCGCTCGGCTACGCGACGCCGACAAAGCCCCTGGACCGCGCACACGCCGCCATGGCCCTGGAAGCCCTGGCGAGGTTCCACGCGCTGTCCTACGTCGCCAAGCGGACCCGCCCTGGGGAGTTCCGCGCGCTGATGTCGCGCCTGCAGTACCCGCGCAAGACGAGCTACATGCGCGCCATGCTCGAGACCCTGAACGACAACTGCGTGCGCCGCGCCGTCGGCCTGTACCGCGAGGCGCGGCCCGAGGGGAGCGCGCGCTACTCCCGGCACCTGCGGGCGCTCGTCGACGACTCCTCGGAGCTGTACGGCGAGCTGTACGAGGGCCGCGAGCCGCTGGCCGCGCTCTGCCACGGCGACCTCACCAGGGACAACCTGCTGTTCCGCCACGACGGCGAGGGTCTGCCCGCGGCGGTCAGGCTCATCGACTTCCAGCTCCTGTCGTACAGCTCGCCCGCCGTCGACGTGTTCCTCGTGCTGTTCGCGGCCACCGACGCGGCGGCGCGCGAGGCCCACTGGGACTCCCTGCTGGACGGCTACCACGCCGCGCTCATCGCCGCCGTCAGCCGGTCCGCGGGCTGCTGCTCCCAGGAGTCGCTGCTCCGCGACCTGGGCCGCGAGGTCTTCATGGCGGAGTTCAAGAAGTACTGCCACCAGGCCTTCTACGTCAACAACTTCTTCGAGCCGGTGCGCCGGCTGGAACCGGAGAAGCGCGGCGTTCTTATGAAGGCCTTAGTGGAAGACGGCACCTGCCTGTCCAAGCTGAAGCCCTTGTTTGCAGATTTGAATAACAGCTACAGTGATGAGTATAAGCTGCATGTAGTTACTATGTTAGAACGAGTCCTTAAGTTTAAGGcctcctag